A stretch of the Bradyrhizobium sp. CCBAU 53351 genome encodes the following:
- the parE gene encoding DNA topoisomerase IV subunit B, which produces MSKQLKPKAKDDFFGGEPKPRAAKAAPRGSGGEADYTAADIEVLEGLEPVRRRPGMYIGGTDEKALHHLFAEVIDNSMDEALAGHATFIGVELTADGFLTVTDNGRGIPIDPHPKFPKKSALEVIMCTLHSGGKFDSKVYETSGGLHGVGISVVNALSSRLEVEVARGQKLHRMIFERGHPKGKLEDLGKVNNRRGTRVRFKPDTDIFGPKAAFKPQRLFKMTRSKAYLFGGVEIRWNCAPELLKGVEDVPEEATFHFPGGLKDYLAAAIHADTLVHPDIFSGKSGRNGAHGACEWAVAWTADADGFLSSYTNTVPTPDGGTHESGLRSALLRGLKDHAERVGQGKRASSITSEDVMVGAAVMLSVFVREPEFQGQTKDRLATAEAQRIVEQAMKDPFDHWLSGNPNMANRLLDFVIDRAEERLRRRQEKETARKTAGKKLRLPGKLADCTDAGTEGSELFIVEGDSAGGSAKQARDRKTQAVLPLRGKILNVASAGKDKLTANAQLSDLVQAIGCGQLLHYREEDLRYQRIIIMTDADVDGAHIASLLITFFYRQMPKLIDEGHLFLAVPPLYKLTHGQKSVYARDDKHKEELIKSAFNANAKVEVNRFKGLGEMMPAQLKETTMDPRKRTLLKVVLLPDDRDTTADSVERLMGTKAEARFAFISDKAEFASEELLDV; this is translated from the coding sequence ATGTCCAAGCAGTTGAAACCCAAAGCAAAAGACGACTTTTTCGGCGGCGAGCCGAAACCCCGCGCCGCCAAGGCGGCGCCGCGCGGAAGTGGCGGGGAAGCCGACTACACCGCGGCCGACATCGAGGTGCTCGAAGGCCTGGAACCGGTCCGGCGCCGGCCAGGCATGTATATCGGCGGCACCGACGAGAAGGCGTTGCATCATCTGTTCGCCGAGGTCATCGACAACTCGATGGACGAGGCGCTGGCCGGACATGCGACCTTCATCGGAGTCGAGCTGACTGCGGATGGGTTCCTGACCGTCACCGACAACGGCCGCGGCATCCCGATCGATCCGCATCCGAAGTTCCCGAAGAAGTCGGCGCTCGAAGTCATCATGTGTACGCTGCATTCGGGCGGCAAGTTCGACTCCAAGGTCTACGAGACCTCTGGCGGCTTGCACGGCGTCGGCATCTCCGTGGTGAACGCCCTCTCCTCGCGGCTCGAGGTGGAGGTCGCGCGCGGCCAGAAGCTGCATCGCATGATTTTCGAGCGCGGCCACCCCAAGGGCAAGCTCGAGGACCTCGGCAAGGTCAACAACCGTCGCGGCACGCGCGTGCGCTTCAAGCCCGACACCGACATCTTCGGGCCCAAGGCCGCGTTCAAGCCGCAGCGCCTGTTCAAGATGACGCGCTCGAAGGCCTATCTGTTCGGCGGCGTCGAGATCCGCTGGAACTGCGCGCCCGAGCTGCTCAAGGGCGTCGAGGACGTGCCGGAAGAGGCCACGTTCCACTTCCCCGGCGGTCTCAAGGACTATCTGGCGGCGGCGATCCACGCCGATACCCTTGTGCATCCCGACATCTTCTCGGGCAAGTCGGGCCGCAACGGCGCGCATGGTGCCTGCGAATGGGCGGTGGCCTGGACCGCGGATGCGGACGGCTTCCTCTCGTCGTACACCAACACCGTCCCCACGCCCGATGGCGGCACGCATGAATCCGGCTTGCGCAGCGCGCTGCTGCGCGGCCTGAAGGATCACGCCGAGCGCGTCGGCCAGGGCAAGCGCGCCTCGTCCATCACCTCGGAAGACGTGATGGTGGGCGCGGCCGTGATGCTGTCGGTGTTCGTGCGCGAGCCCGAATTCCAGGGCCAGACCAAGGACCGTCTCGCCACCGCCGAAGCACAGCGCATCGTCGAGCAGGCGATGAAGGATCCGTTCGACCATTGGCTGTCGGGCAATCCGAACATGGCCAACCGGCTGCTCGACTTCGTGATCGACCGCGCCGAGGAGCGGCTGCGGCGGCGGCAGGAGAAAGAGACTGCGCGGAAAACCGCGGGCAAGAAGCTGCGCCTGCCCGGCAAGCTCGCCGACTGCACCGATGCCGGCACCGAAGGCTCCGAACTGTTCATCGTCGAGGGCGACTCGGCCGGCGGCAGCGCCAAGCAGGCGCGCGACCGCAAGACGCAGGCCGTGCTGCCGCTGCGCGGAAAAATCCTCAACGTCGCGTCCGCCGGCAAGGACAAGCTGACTGCGAACGCGCAGCTCTCGGATCTCGTGCAGGCGATCGGCTGCGGCCAGCTCCTGCACTATCGCGAAGAGGACCTGCGCTATCAGCGCATCATCATCATGACCGACGCCGACGTCGACGGCGCGCACATCGCTTCGCTTTTGATCACCTTCTTCTACCGGCAGATGCCGAAGCTGATCGACGAAGGTCATCTCTTCCTCGCGGTGCCGCCGCTCTACAAGCTGACGCACGGCCAGAAATCGGTCTACGCGCGCGACGACAAGCACAAGGAAGAGCTGATCAAGAGCGCGTTCAACGCCAATGCCAAGGTCGAGGTGAACCGCTTCAAAGGCCTCGGCGAGATGATGCCTGCGCAGCTCAAGGAGACCACCATGGATCCGCGCAAGCGGACGCTGCTCAAGGTGGTCCTGCTGCCCGACGACCGCGACACCACCGCAGATTCGGTGGAGCGGTTGATGGGCACCAAGGCCGAGGCCCGCTTTGCCTTCATCTCGGACAAGGCCGAGTTCGCCAGCGAAGAGCTGCTGGACGTCTGA
- a CDS encoding outer membrane protein — protein MKKVLLALTAVAAMTASASAADLGARPYVKAPMPAPVANWTGFYIFGGAGGGIWDADSHTNFVGVPVTIDQRVGGDGWFGTVGAGYDWQFSGTWVAGVFADGQFGSLRGSLNDEFAALTGRIKMESAWAAGVRLGYLVAPNVLSYVNAGYTGSHWSGTGLTNLAGTPSGFHTDSFNRNGWFVGGGVENNLNIFGISAPGWFMKTEYRAAYYDRKDIAVRTDVGNLVTTDSISFKPWVQTISTSLVYRFNWTGPVVAKY, from the coding sequence ATGAAGAAGGTTTTGCTCGCTCTGACCGCGGTTGCCGCGATGACCGCTTCGGCCTCCGCGGCCGACCTCGGCGCCCGCCCCTACGTGAAGGCTCCGATGCCGGCGCCCGTCGCTAACTGGACCGGCTTCTACATCTTCGGTGGCGCCGGCGGCGGCATCTGGGATGCGGACTCCCACACCAACTTCGTTGGCGTTCCCGTGACGATCGATCAGCGCGTCGGCGGCGACGGCTGGTTCGGAACGGTCGGCGCCGGTTACGACTGGCAGTTCAGCGGGACCTGGGTTGCTGGCGTGTTCGCGGATGGCCAGTTCGGCAGCCTGCGCGGCAGCCTGAACGACGAGTTCGCCGCCCTGACCGGCCGCATCAAGATGGAAAGCGCTTGGGCCGCGGGTGTTCGTCTCGGCTATCTGGTTGCTCCGAACGTTCTCTCCTACGTCAATGCCGGTTACACCGGATCGCATTGGTCGGGCACCGGCCTGACCAATCTCGCCGGCACCCCTTCGGGCTTCCACACCGACTCGTTCAACCGCAACGGCTGGTTCGTCGGCGGTGGCGTCGAGAACAACCTGAACATCTTCGGCATCTCGGCGCCGGGCTGGTTCATGAAGACCGAATACCGCGCTGCCTACTACGATCGCAAGGACATCGCCGTCCGCACCGACGTCGGCAACCTCGTGACCACCGACTCGATCAGCTTCAAGCCCTGGGTCCAGACCATCAGCACCTCGCTGGTCTACCGCTTCAACTGGACCGGTCCGGTCGTCGCCAAGTACTGA
- a CDS encoding SDR family NAD(P)-dependent oxidoreductase, translating to MTSSRFDLRGKVAIVTGGNGGIGLGMARGLADAGADIAVVGRNEAKSKAAVEDLRQRGVKAIAIATDVTDRGAIEAMVARVAKDLGRIDILINNAGMSIRKPPHELELDEWNKVIDTNLTSAFLCSKLAYPHLKASGNGKVINIGSMMSIFGASFATAYAASKGGIVQYTRACANAWAPDNIQVNAILPGWIDTDLTRGARQQVSGLHERVLARTPAGRWGDIDDFAGIAVFLASPASNFVTGTAIPVDGGFSVMA from the coding sequence ATGACATCCAGCCGGTTCGATCTCCGCGGCAAGGTCGCGATCGTCACAGGAGGCAATGGCGGCATCGGCCTCGGCATGGCGCGCGGACTTGCCGACGCAGGCGCCGACATCGCCGTGGTCGGACGCAACGAGGCGAAGTCCAAGGCCGCCGTCGAAGACCTCAGACAGCGCGGCGTCAAGGCGATCGCAATTGCCACCGACGTCACCGACAGGGGCGCGATCGAAGCCATGGTCGCCCGCGTCGCGAAGGATCTCGGCCGCATCGATATCCTGATCAACAATGCCGGCATGAGCATCCGCAAGCCGCCGCACGAGCTCGAGCTCGACGAGTGGAACAAGGTGATCGACACCAACCTCACCAGCGCCTTCCTGTGCTCGAAGCTCGCTTATCCGCACCTGAAGGCCTCCGGCAACGGCAAGGTGATCAACATCGGCTCGATGATGTCGATCTTCGGTGCGAGCTTCGCCACCGCCTATGCGGCGAGCAAGGGCGGCATCGTGCAGTACACGCGCGCCTGCGCCAATGCCTGGGCGCCCGACAACATCCAGGTCAACGCCATCCTGCCGGGCTGGATCGATACCGACCTCACCCGCGGCGCGCGGCAGCAGGTGTCCGGATTGCACGAGCGGGTGCTGGCGCGCACGCCAGCCGGACGCTGGGGCGACATCGACGACTTCGCGGGCATTGCCGTGTTCCTGGCATCGCCCGCGTCGAACTTCGTCACAGGCACCGCGATCCCCGTCGACGGCGGCTTCTCGGTGATGGCTTAA
- a CDS encoding outer membrane protein has product MKKALAFAGMMSLLVGAPGIATAADMAVKAAPIAPPVAVYNWTGFYIGGFGGYGWGDHDRLNDTGFANSYSSSGAIAGGLAGYNWQIRNFVLGVEGDLAWADIKGDDNFVGGTRDETTLRWVGTIRGRAGIAFDKWLLFATGGWAYGEQRHVNTNLGVGVDAFSSNTSGWTAGAGVEYAFAPNWLGKVEYRYYDFERYRRGGAPLVTPNGNIPYSVASQYQTVTVGISYKFGGPVMAKY; this is encoded by the coding sequence ATGAAAAAGGCTTTGGCTTTCGCAGGAATGATGTCTCTTCTCGTCGGCGCGCCGGGCATTGCGACGGCAGCCGACATGGCAGTCAAGGCCGCGCCGATCGCGCCGCCGGTGGCGGTCTACAACTGGACCGGCTTCTACATCGGCGGCTTCGGCGGATATGGTTGGGGCGATCACGATCGGCTCAATGACACCGGTTTTGCGAACAGCTACAGCTCGAGCGGCGCCATCGCCGGCGGCCTCGCCGGATACAATTGGCAGATCAGGAATTTCGTGCTCGGCGTCGAAGGCGATCTGGCCTGGGCCGACATCAAGGGTGACGACAATTTCGTGGGCGGCACCCGGGACGAGACGACGCTGCGCTGGGTCGGCACCATTCGCGGCCGTGCCGGTATTGCGTTCGACAAATGGCTGCTCTTTGCAACGGGCGGCTGGGCCTATGGCGAGCAGCGCCACGTGAACACGAATCTCGGGGTCGGCGTCGACGCCTTCTCCTCGAACACCAGCGGCTGGACGGCGGGTGCGGGTGTGGAATACGCGTTCGCTCCGAACTGGCTCGGCAAGGTCGAGTATCGCTATTACGATTTCGAGCGCTACCGCCGCGGCGGCGCGCCGCTGGTCACGCCCAACGGCAATATTCCCTACAGCGTCGCCAGCCAGTACCAGACCGTCACGGTCGGCATCAGCTACAAGTTCGGCGGTCCCGTGATGGCGAAGTACTGA
- a CDS encoding outer membrane protein, with translation MRNKLIAAFACTTALVSTGAASAADLGARYTKAPAYAEPLFNWTGFYVGGHIGGAWTNEQFINNGTGAPFGDLSVGDGFRQRKSGIMGGAQIGYNWQANNYVFGMEGTISGLDNKGSFTNTVFGAGLDDQFSWRANVLATIVGRAGFAVQNNLFYIKGGYAGVNNRLSVVDNVANPSTGSGGQTHWHNGWTVGAGWEYGITRNWIVGLEYNYAAFGSQTYQLGGTSGNYTFDTKPRDIQWAVVRASYKFDAPTIARY, from the coding sequence ATGCGTAACAAATTGATTGCCGCCTTCGCCTGCACGACCGCTCTGGTTTCGACGGGCGCGGCCTCCGCCGCCGATCTCGGCGCGCGCTACACCAAGGCGCCCGCTTACGCCGAGCCGCTGTTCAACTGGACCGGCTTCTATGTCGGCGGCCACATTGGCGGCGCATGGACCAACGAGCAATTCATCAACAACGGGACCGGCGCGCCGTTCGGCGATCTTTCGGTAGGCGATGGCTTCCGCCAACGCAAATCGGGCATCATGGGCGGCGCCCAGATCGGCTACAACTGGCAGGCCAACAACTACGTGTTCGGCATGGAAGGCACGATCTCCGGCCTCGACAACAAGGGCTCGTTCACGAACACCGTGTTCGGCGCAGGCCTCGACGACCAGTTCAGCTGGCGCGCCAACGTGCTCGCGACGATCGTCGGCCGTGCGGGCTTCGCTGTGCAGAACAACCTGTTCTACATCAAGGGCGGCTATGCCGGCGTGAACAACCGTCTCTCGGTGGTCGACAACGTTGCGAACCCGTCCACGGGCTCGGGCGGCCAGACCCATTGGCACAACGGCTGGACCGTCGGCGCCGGCTGGGAATATGGCATCACCCGCAACTGGATCGTGGGCCTCGAATACAACTACGCTGCCTTCGGCAGCCAGACCTATCAGCTCGGCGGCACCTCGGGTAACTACACCTTCGACACCAAGCCGCGCGACATCCAATGGGCCGTGGTGCGTGCGAGCTACAAGTTCGACGCCCCGACCATCGCCCGTTACTGA
- a CDS encoding FAD-dependent oxidoreductase yields MTSDQPSNRTKKVRCCVVGGGPAGMMLGYLLGRAGIEVVVLEKHADFFRDFRGDTVHPSTLQVMDELGLIDGFLKLPHQRLQKMDGLFGGTPVRIADLSRLHTKYPFIAFMPQWDFLNFLREAGRRFASLEVMMSTEAVDLIRRGETIAGVRAKTPDGIIDIEADLTIACDGRHSTVRERAGLAVEEIGAPMDVLWFRAGRRADETENVFARVEPGKMMITFDRGDYWQCAYVIAKGQQEAVKARGLQALLDDVVRMAPILKSGIADVKSFDDVKLLTVAINRLPRWTQPGLLCIGDAAHAMSPVGGVGVNLAVQDAVATANLLADKLQRGCPSESELDAVRRRREFPVKMTQRMQVVVQNNIISGALQGGDRPLKVPLIVRLVTALPWLQGIPARLIALGVRPEHVHSKAAPAS; encoded by the coding sequence ATGACATCCGACCAGCCATCGAACCGGACGAAAAAGGTCCGCTGCTGCGTCGTCGGCGGGGGACCTGCCGGCATGATGCTCGGCTACCTCCTGGGGAGGGCCGGCATCGAGGTCGTGGTGCTGGAGAAACATGCGGATTTCTTCCGCGACTTCCGCGGCGACACCGTGCATCCCTCGACGCTCCAGGTGATGGACGAGCTCGGCCTGATCGACGGCTTCCTGAAGCTGCCGCATCAGCGGCTGCAGAAGATGGATGGCCTGTTCGGCGGCACGCCGGTGCGCATCGCCGATCTTTCCCGGCTTCACACCAAATACCCGTTCATCGCCTTCATGCCGCAATGGGACTTTTTGAACTTCCTGCGCGAGGCGGGCCGCCGCTTTGCCTCGCTCGAGGTGATGATGAGCACCGAGGCGGTCGATCTTATCCGCCGCGGCGAGACGATCGCCGGCGTGCGGGCGAAAACGCCTGACGGAATCATCGACATCGAAGCCGATCTCACCATCGCCTGCGACGGCCGGCATTCGACCGTGCGCGAGCGCGCGGGCCTTGCCGTCGAGGAGATCGGTGCGCCGATGGACGTGCTGTGGTTTCGTGCCGGCCGCAGGGCCGACGAGACGGAGAACGTGTTCGCGCGCGTCGAGCCCGGCAAGATGATGATCACCTTCGATCGCGGCGACTATTGGCAATGCGCCTATGTCATCGCCAAGGGACAGCAAGAGGCGGTGAAGGCGAGGGGGCTGCAGGCGCTGCTCGACGATGTCGTGCGCATGGCACCGATCCTCAAATCCGGCATTGCCGACGTGAAGAGCTTTGACGACGTCAAGCTGTTGACCGTCGCGATCAACCGCCTGCCGCGCTGGACACAGCCGGGCCTGCTTTGCATCGGCGACGCCGCGCATGCGATGTCGCCGGTCGGCGGCGTCGGCGTCAATCTCGCCGTGCAGGACGCGGTCGCGACCGCCAATCTCTTGGCGGACAAGCTGCAGCGCGGCTGCCCCTCCGAGAGTGAGCTCGATGCGGTCAGGCGTCGTCGCGAGTTCCCGGTGAAGATGACGCAACGCATGCAGGTGGTGGTGCAGAACAACATCATCAGCGGCGCCCTGCAGGGCGGCGACCGCCCGCTGAAGGTGCCGCTGATCGTGCGCCTCGTCACCGCGCTGCCCTGGCTCCAAGGCATTCCGGCGCGCCTGATTGCGCTCGGCGTGCGGCCCGAGCACGTGCACTCGAAGGCCGCGCCGGCATCGTAG
- a CDS encoding caspase family protein — MTRRLLRILAALGLAAGLSGFALPAHAEKRVALVVGNNDYRNVPKLLKAVNDARTMGDTLKQLGFSVMVAENQNRQQFSETLLAFDKAIEPGDTAFFFYAGHGFEIAGQNYLLPTDVPAATEGQEELVRDASILADRIVERLQNKKARTSILVFDACRNNPFERKGTRAVAGAGGLAPMTQLPEGVFSVFSAGPRQTALDRLSNDDTNPNSVFTRTFARELLQPGENLVQVAQRTRRAVSEMADTVKHRQVPVYFDQMVDDVFLSGMAKDAAARPADPPPQKLAALPPVSVPQLPKEETLNAPIASFSRHNGGWSVVFSFADPTLGISWRMAGKGDFRETGFIDTLDPRTRKRMPNPSIELPPDAQAGTIEVRYVDQSGDMQGPFPIRFDPEAALIRDQRKILDMTSTSWLSFREFNGLLVYYTHLVSYRCAIREVRIGIDTAVPNQVLKMPPCDMRDPSAITAGMPLYMKLAPATQSVSVELTYRDGSVSEIKSFRSANRQ; from the coding sequence ATGACGCGTCGGCTTTTGCGAATTCTGGCGGCCCTTGGCCTTGCGGCGGGGCTCAGCGGCTTTGCGCTTCCCGCTCATGCCGAGAAGCGCGTTGCGCTGGTCGTCGGCAACAACGACTACAGGAACGTGCCGAAGCTGCTCAAGGCGGTCAACGACGCCCGCACCATGGGCGATACGCTGAAGCAGCTCGGCTTCTCGGTGATGGTCGCCGAGAACCAGAACCGGCAGCAATTCTCCGAGACGCTGCTCGCCTTCGACAAGGCGATCGAGCCCGGCGATACCGCGTTCTTCTTCTACGCCGGCCACGGCTTCGAGATCGCGGGCCAGAACTATCTGCTGCCGACCGACGTGCCGGCGGCGACGGAAGGCCAGGAAGAGCTGGTGCGCGACGCCTCGATCCTCGCCGACCGCATCGTCGAGCGTCTGCAGAACAAGAAGGCGCGGACTTCGATCCTGGTGTTCGACGCCTGCCGCAACAATCCATTCGAGCGCAAGGGCACCCGCGCGGTCGCCGGTGCCGGCGGCCTCGCGCCGATGACGCAGCTGCCTGAAGGCGTGTTCTCGGTGTTCTCGGCAGGTCCCCGCCAGACCGCGCTCGATCGTCTCTCCAACGACGACACCAATCCCAATTCGGTGTTCACGCGCACCTTCGCCAGGGAGCTGCTGCAGCCCGGCGAGAACCTCGTGCAGGTGGCGCAGCGCACCCGCCGCGCCGTCAGCGAGATGGCCGACACCGTCAAGCACAGGCAGGTGCCGGTCTATTTCGACCAGATGGTCGACGACGTCTTCCTGAGCGGCATGGCGAAGGATGCCGCTGCGCGTCCGGCCGACCCGCCGCCGCAGAAGCTCGCCGCGCTGCCGCCGGTGTCGGTGCCGCAGCTGCCGAAGGAGGAGACGCTGAATGCGCCGATCGCGAGCTTCTCGCGGCACAATGGCGGCTGGAGCGTGGTGTTCTCCTTCGCCGACCCGACGCTCGGCATTTCCTGGCGCATGGCCGGCAAGGGCGATTTCCGCGAGACCGGATTCATCGACACGCTCGATCCGCGCACGCGCAAGCGCATGCCGAACCCGTCGATCGAGCTGCCGCCGGATGCGCAGGCCGGCACCATCGAGGTCCGCTATGTCGACCAGTCCGGCGACATGCAGGGACCGTTCCCGATCCGCTTCGATCCCGAGGCCGCGCTGATCCGCGACCAGCGCAAGATCCTCGACATGACGTCGACGAGCTGGCTGTCGTTCCGCGAGTTCAACGGGCTCCTGGTCTACTACACCCACCTCGTGTCCTACCGCTGCGCCATCCGCGAGGTGCGCATCGGCATCGACACCGCCGTGCCCAACCAGGTGCTCAAGATGCCGCCCTGCGACATGCGCGACCCCAGCGCCATCACCGCCGGCATGCCGCTCTACATGAAGCTCGCCCCAGCGACGCAGTCTGTCTCGGTGGAGCTGACCTATCGCGACGGGAGCGTGTCGGAGATCAAGAGCTTTCGGAGCGCGAACCGGCAGTGA
- a CDS encoding helix-turn-helix transcriptional regulator — translation MYRWCTDEVEPNERFDYWREVRSKGLFGVTAELAREQRADFFGEFSLRQLGGAGLVELKASPYTVERSSSDIAHAPGDAICVYQQLGGGGWFGGLRGSDFAIANGRFATSHTDLPYRTAPLGAEGFHLRILKIPLGTIPAQDKRMRELAPRTFDDPTLAPLLGACFAELGEASTEQRADDATSLVQALAHLALIERGIVRPGSRRGQAALRTARLSQARRLIARHLQDPNLTPIMVADLLGVSVRHLHMLFEAAERSFSQTVTDERLKQSRRLMREAPERLIADIAASCGFESLATYYRVFNAAYGMAPGDFRTHGSDRR, via the coding sequence GTGTATCGCTGGTGTACCGACGAGGTCGAGCCGAATGAGCGGTTCGACTATTGGCGCGAGGTTCGCTCCAAGGGATTGTTCGGCGTCACCGCCGAGCTCGCGCGCGAACAGCGCGCGGACTTCTTCGGCGAATTCTCGCTGCGCCAGCTGGGCGGCGCCGGCCTCGTCGAGCTGAAGGCCTCCCCCTACACGGTCGAACGCAGCAGCTCCGACATCGCCCACGCGCCGGGCGACGCCATCTGCGTCTACCAGCAGCTCGGCGGCGGCGGCTGGTTCGGCGGCCTGCGCGGAAGCGACTTTGCGATCGCCAACGGCCGCTTCGCGACCAGCCATACCGACCTGCCCTACCGCACCGCGCCGCTGGGCGCCGAGGGCTTCCACCTGCGGATCCTCAAGATCCCGCTCGGCACCATCCCGGCCCAGGACAAGCGCATGCGCGAGCTTGCACCTCGCACGTTCGACGATCCCACCCTGGCGCCCCTGCTCGGGGCCTGCTTTGCCGAACTCGGCGAAGCCTCTACGGAGCAACGCGCGGACGATGCGACCTCCCTTGTCCAGGCGTTGGCCCATCTGGCGCTGATCGAGCGCGGCATCGTCAGGCCCGGCAGCCGGCGCGGACAGGCCGCGCTGCGGACCGCCCGCCTCTCGCAGGCCCGGCGGCTGATCGCGCGCCATCTGCAAGATCCCAATCTCACGCCGATCATGGTGGCTGACCTGCTCGGCGTGTCCGTGCGCCACTTGCATATGCTGTTCGAGGCCGCGGAAAGGAGCTTCTCGCAGACCGTGACGGACGAACGGCTGAAACAAAGCCGCCGCCTGATGCGTGAGGCGCCCGAACGGCTGATCGCCGACATCGCGGCCTCCTGCGGCTTCGAGAGCCTTGCGACGTACTACCGAGTCTTCAACGCCGCCTACGGCATGGCTCCCGGAGATTTCCGGACCCACGGCTCGGATCGGCGTTAG
- a CDS encoding DEAD/DEAH box helicase, with product MSFTDLGLSEKVLAAVAATGYTTPTPIQEQAIPHVLARKDVLGIAQTGTGKTAAFVLPMLTILEKGRARARMPRTLILEPTRELAAQVKENFDRYGAGQKLNVALLIGGVSFGDQDAKLTRGVDVLIATPGRLLDHTERGGLLLTGVELLVIDEADRMLDMGFIPDIERVCKLVPFTRQTLFFTATMPPEIRRITEAFLHNPQKVEVSKPATTAVTVTQVQVPAGREAHEKRELLRRLLREAKDLKNAIIFCNRKREVAIVHKSLQKHGFSVGALHGDMDQSARTAALEQFRKGELPLLVASDVAARGLDIPEVSHVYNFDVPHHADDYVHRIGRTGRAGRTGTAISIVTPLDQKSMVAIEKLIGQSIPRAEGDYEIQAESSDGTERPRESRGRERSRGGRGKPQRGRDRERSHEPRETRGEARHASETRPSAEARPAADARPAREARPAREARQPREARPSSEPRHGARPQANNSHVPSIGRPEPRRQREADSEPGDHSHLPAFLLRPVRSPAGA from the coding sequence ATGTCCTTTACAGATCTCGGACTGTCCGAAAAAGTCCTCGCCGCAGTGGCGGCCACCGGTTACACCACCCCCACCCCCATCCAGGAACAGGCGATCCCCCACGTCCTCGCACGCAAGGACGTGCTCGGCATCGCCCAGACCGGCACCGGCAAGACCGCGGCCTTCGTGCTGCCGATGCTCACCATCCTGGAAAAGGGTCGCGCCCGGGCACGCATGCCGCGCACCCTGATCCTCGAGCCGACCCGCGAGCTCGCGGCCCAGGTCAAGGAAAACTTCGACCGCTACGGCGCCGGCCAGAAACTCAACGTCGCCCTCCTGATCGGCGGCGTCTCCTTCGGCGACCAGGATGCCAAGCTGACGCGCGGCGTCGACGTGCTGATCGCAACCCCCGGCCGACTGCTCGACCACACCGAGCGTGGCGGCCTCCTGCTCACCGGCGTCGAACTGCTCGTCATCGACGAAGCCGACCGTATGCTGGACATGGGCTTCATCCCCGACATCGAGCGCGTCTGCAAGCTCGTCCCGTTCACGCGGCAGACCCTGTTCTTCACCGCGACCATGCCGCCGGAAATCCGGCGCATCACCGAAGCCTTCCTGCACAATCCGCAGAAGGTGGAAGTCTCCAAGCCCGCCACCACCGCCGTCACCGTCACGCAGGTCCAGGTGCCTGCCGGGCGCGAGGCGCACGAGAAGCGCGAGCTGCTGCGCCGGCTGCTGCGCGAGGCCAAGGATCTCAAGAACGCGATCATCTTCTGCAATCGCAAGCGCGAAGTCGCGATCGTTCACAAGTCGCTCCAAAAGCATGGCTTCAGCGTCGGCGCCCTGCACGGCGACATGGACCAGTCGGCCCGCACGGCCGCACTCGAACAATTCCGCAAGGGTGAGCTGCCGCTCCTGGTCGCCTCCGACGTCGCCGCGCGCGGCCTCGACATTCCCGAGGTCAGCCACGTCTACAATTTCGACGTTCCCCATCACGCCGACGATTACGTCCACCGCATCGGCCGCACCGGCCGCGCCGGCCGCACCGGCACCGCGATCTCGATCGTCACGCCGCTCGACCAGAAGTCGATGGTGGCGATCGAAAAGCTGATCGGCCAGAGCATTCCGCGCGCCGAGGGCGATTACGAAATCCAGGCTGAATCCTCCGACGGGACCGAGCGTCCGCGCGAGTCGCGTGGCCGCGAGCGTTCACGCGGCGGACGCGGCAAGCCGCAGCGCGGCCGCGACCGTGAGCGCAGCCACGAGCCGCGCGAGACCCGCGGCGAGGCAAGGCACGCTTCTGAGACCAGGCCTTCAGCCGAAGCACGGCCCGCTGCCGATGCAAGGCCCGCACGCGAGGCAAGGCCGGCACGCGAGGCGAGGCAGCCGCGTGAAGCCAGGCCGTCATCCGAGCCGCGTCATGGCGCCCGCCCGCAGGCCAATAATTCGCATGTGCCGTCGATCGGCCGTCCCGAGCCGCGCCGCCAACGCGAGGCCGACAGCGAGCCTGGCGATCACTCGCATCTGCCGGCATTCCTGCTGCGGCCGGTCCGTTCTCCCGCGGGCGCCTGA